From Methanocalculus natronophilus, one genomic window encodes:
- a CDS encoding type II toxin-antitoxin system HicA family toxin, translating into MVLRQRGSHVQMAKRTGAGEHTITVPLHNEIANGTLK; encoded by the coding sequence ATGGTTCTGCGCCAGCGGGGCAGCCATGTGCAGATGGCAAAACGTACCGGTGCCGGGGAGCACACAATAACAGTCCCTCTTCACAATGAAATTGCTAACGGTACACTGAAATGA
- a CDS encoding type II toxin-antitoxin system HicB family antitoxin: MLIKFENYNDGEFWCSRGIGVDIFTQARTLDELMENIREAVGLHYEESIDAGEEITIVSLTELQVGSVAKISSC; the protein is encoded by the coding sequence ATGCTGATCAAGTTTGAGAACTACAATGATGGAGAATTCTGGTGCTCCCGCGGCATTGGGGTTGATATCTTTACGCAGGCGAGAACACTTGACGAACTGATGGAGAATATTCGTGAAGCAGTCGGGCTCCATTACGAAGAGTCAATCGATGCCGGAGAAGAGATCACCATTGTTTCCCTGACCGAGTTACAGGTTGGTTCCGTTGCCAAAATCTCCAGTTGTTAG
- a CDS encoding McrC family protein, which yields MKPDSIIRGGAQTIIIDTKYKLLKQEDRNGGVSQADMYQMYAYATKAAKRPPATARTG from the coding sequence ATGAAACCTGATAGTATCATCAGGGGTGGAGCACAAACAATCATCATCGATACCAAATACAAGCTTCTCAAGCAGGAAGACAGGAATGGTGGCGTTTCACAGGCAGATATGTACCAGATGTATGCCTATGCCACAAAGGCAGCAAAGAGACCCCCTGCCACAGCCAGAACAGGTTGA
- a CDS encoding AlbA family DNA-binding domain-containing protein → MYIPISERIAKPEGKTLAFKRDLSSPKNILKTVVAFANTAGGHILIGVDDDSREIVSISDPLDEEERLCSLIADSIAPGLVPEIELVSINNKTLLAVEVYPGSQRPYYLKKEGPFDGVYVRLGSTNRKADQELISELRRSVSGISFDEMPLPDLTGDDLDTDAARRQFRGQRDLTDEEILTLKLLVPVQGKLVPTTGGMLLFGKKREYYFPDAWIQCGRFIGVDKAYIFDHIEIHEHLPDAVGSVMLFLKKHAFRGADFSGIRRRDVWSIPLTILREAIINAIVHADYSQKGAPIRVSFFDDRIEIENPGILLPGMIIEDVKHGVSKIRNRVIARVFKELDLIEQWGSGFRRILREAKDLGLPEPEIIEIGMRVRVTVFLKEALPIENVYRFVRERDARPELQPELRPELQPGLMQETKRESPLSQKVIINLSIRDMGMSELAERVGHKSVSGELKKQVRYLLNHGYIEMTIPDKPNSKNQKYRLTAKGRAFLSQMPSGK, encoded by the coding sequence ATGTATATCCCAATATCAGAACGTATAGCAAAGCCAGAGGGTAAAACCCTTGCGTTCAAGCGGGATCTCTCCTCCCCAAAGAACATCCTGAAGACAGTAGTCGCCTTTGCAAATACTGCCGGTGGCCACATTCTCATTGGTGTTGACGACGACTCCCGCGAAATAGTCAGCATTTCTGACCCTCTGGATGAAGAGGAGAGGCTTTGTAGCCTCATAGCAGATTCAATAGCCCCGGGGCTTGTCCCGGAGATCGAGCTTGTCTCGATCAATAATAAAACACTTCTTGCTGTTGAAGTATATCCAGGCAGCCAGCGGCCATATTATCTGAAGAAAGAAGGGCCGTTTGATGGTGTATATGTCAGGCTTGGCTCAACCAACCGGAAGGCAGATCAGGAACTGATCAGTGAACTCAGGCGAAGTGTCTCCGGGATCTCCTTTGACGAGATGCCGTTGCCAGATCTCACTGGAGATGATCTTGATACTGATGCCGCCAGGCGACAGTTCAGGGGCCAGAGAGATCTAACTGATGAGGAAATCCTCACCCTGAAACTACTCGTTCCAGTACAGGGGAAGCTTGTCCCGACAACCGGAGGCATGCTTTTGTTTGGAAAGAAGAGGGAGTATTATTTCCCCGATGCCTGGATTCAGTGCGGGAGATTTATTGGAGTTGATAAAGCATACATCTTCGACCATATCGAGATACATGAACATCTCCCGGATGCGGTCGGGAGTGTGATGCTCTTTCTCAAAAAACATGCATTCAGGGGTGCTGACTTCTCCGGGATCCGGCGCCGCGATGTATGGAGCATCCCTCTCACCATTCTCCGTGAGGCAATTATCAACGCTATCGTCCATGCCGATTACTCCCAGAAGGGCGCACCGATCAGGGTGTCATTCTTTGATGACAGGATTGAGATAGAGAATCCAGGCATTCTCCTCCCTGGAATGATAATTGAAGACGTAAAACATGGAGTTTCAAAGATACGAAACCGGGTTATCGCCAGGGTCTTCAAGGAGCTGGATCTCATCGAGCAGTGGGGCAGCGGATTTCGCCGGATTTTACGGGAGGCAAAGGATCTTGGGCTGCCTGAGCCTGAGATCATAGAGATAGGGATGCGGGTGAGGGTCACCGTGTTCCTGAAAGAAGCGCTTCCTATAGAAAACGTATACAGATTTGTGCGTGAAAGAGATGCACGACCAGAGTTACAGCCCGAGTTACGGCCCGAGTTGCAACCCGGGTTGATGCAGGAAACAAAGAGAGAGTCGCCACTTTCCCAAAAAGTAATAATTAATCTCAGTATACGCGATATGGGGATGTCTGAACTAGCAGAGAGAGTAGGGCATAAGAGTGTTTCAGGAGAGCTTAAAAAACAAGTCAGATACCTGCTGAACCATGGATATATTGAGATGACCATACCTGATAAGCCCAATAGTAAAAATCAGAAATACCGTTTAACAGCGAAAGGAAGAGCATTTCTATCCCAAATGCCAAGCGGGAAATGA
- a CDS encoding 4Fe-4S binding protein yields MFGANFNPLLLVGIVYAVTLSIVCAYLWVRGRFSDRMRFLILTITIIIGFATFSPMIPHQVQGLVEHLADGKRIGTILFSGIVGLGMLTLLTALFGRHFCGYLCPVGAVQEVAHTTPTPKVLLQQKGILSVIRIIFLVAIILGAFLFGIEILDYFGFSSFFKLTITGGTLAFVAILIVSIIMYRPFCRTVCPAGAIFQLGALPSIYKIRRTDACIKCGKCEKVCPTGESGEDDRKSECYLCRRCIGICPKEGALVYGRKNE; encoded by the coding sequence ATGTTTGGTGCCAATTTCAACCCGTTACTACTCGTGGGTATTGTCTATGCTGTCACCCTTTCAATTGTGTGCGCATATCTCTGGGTACGTGGCAGGTTTTCTGATCGAATGAGGTTTCTGATCCTCACGATCACGATAATAATAGGATTTGCGACGTTTTCGCCAATGATCCCCCATCAGGTCCAGGGACTCGTTGAGCATCTGGCAGATGGAAAGCGTATCGGCACCATCCTTTTCTCAGGGATAGTTGGACTAGGTATGCTTACGCTCCTGACAGCCCTCTTTGGCCGTCACTTCTGCGGATATCTCTGCCCGGTTGGAGCTGTCCAGGAGGTTGCCCATACCACGCCAACACCGAAGGTGCTGCTTCAACAGAAAGGCATACTGAGTGTGATCAGGATCATTTTTCTCGTAGCAATAATACTGGGTGCATTCCTCTTTGGGATTGAAATCCTTGATTATTTCGGTTTCTCCAGCTTCTTTAAGCTCACCATCACTGGAGGGACTCTCGCCTTTGTAGCGATCCTCATTGTATCAATCATCATGTATCGTCCGTTCTGCCGTACTGTCTGCCCGGCTGGAGCAATCTTCCAGCTGGGAGCATTGCCTTCAATATATAAAATCAGGCGGACGGATGCATGCATCAAATGCGGAAAATGTGAGAAGGTGTGTCCGACCGGTGAGTCAGGGGAAGATGATAGAAAAAGCGAATGTTATCTCTGCCGGCGGTGCATAGGGATCTGCCCAAAGGAAGGGGCACTTGTTTACGGACGAAAGAATGAGTAA